The following are from one region of the Corylus avellana chromosome ca1, CavTom2PMs-1.0 genome:
- the LOC132171944 gene encoding putative disease resistance protein RGA4, translating to MDEISYLFLVNLYHRSMKHIVKNMALLVGISASWFGLFNTSMEITKALPKGMKIADLYAKEAVYGLTQLLREEVKSARLVANPGLFEAKEELTENQEDKYLEESVRFDFSSGKKWHMAQRKSQITERFKHFLSGKKWESWIHHHHIAQSFSFLLTANTSSFSILREMEERLLFGVVEGIIKSLGSPASKEIGLLWGVEDEVERLANTVSTIKDLLLDAEEKQAVGDHAVARWLGRLEDAMYDADDLLDAVSTEALRREIMTHDKNVKQVRIFFSKSNQLAYGLKKAHKIKAMRERLDAINAAARDFHLKVRQVETRVRNRERDNTHSFVPVDKVIGRKNDKKAIIDRLVDSNVEENVSILPIVGIGGLGKTTLAQLIFNDEQIEKHFELKLWVCVSDNFDVKNIAEKILESAIKRKPETIEMDTLIGYLKGKIDGKKYLLVLDDVWNEDQEKWSRLKELLVGGARGSRILVTTRNESVARLTGTVQSYFLRGLDEDASWSLFKQVAFGKGQEPENSSIIVLGREILEKCLGVPLAIRTIGGLLGSKNPETEWLSFKKQELSKISQKENDILPTLKLSYDHLPSELKHCFVYCSLFPKDYWIRKSLLINLWIAQGCIKLTDHSQCLEDVGHEYFMDLLWRSFFQEAEMDTFGNIIGFKIHDLIHDLALSVAGSLITTFDDKERNIDEKTRHVSFGGYDIDISSLCNASRIRTFLCLDDGYVDPSRRRNIDCNAIFSSFKFLRFLNLHLKFLDFVPSSIGRLKHLRYRDLSENSKMKKLPNSITRLQNLQTLRLSNCTELEELPRDIKKLVNLRHLEIDGCLSLTYMPLGLGQLTNLQTLSTFVVHWDPLSKYNSGLKELNRLNNLRGELAIIYLRHGEGVASEYKVANLKEKQHLHTLRLRCENDEAPLEDFQPHPNLKQLEVNYYQGSRLPSWLLSLTNLVKFELLFCEKCQYLPPLSQLPSLKYLSLQHLYAMEYISVSDEFSSSSSARVPFFPSLKEMSLYRCPNLKGWWKTRDSSVEINCNNNNSVEITARVGLVECKLEATATNNDDEYGSTTKPNVNNNNLLFIQSSLKIEVYKTKIHCRSRNSARGVVEESHFS from the exons ATGGATGAGATTTCTTACTTATTTCTTGTCAA CCTTTATCATAGATCAATGAAGCACATTGTGAAGAATATGGCATTGCTGGTTGGCATCTCTGCCTCATGGTTTGGCCTCTTCAATACATCTATG GAAATCACAAAAGCCCTTCCCAAGGGTATGAAGATTGCTGATCTTTATGCA AAAGAAGCTGTATATGGTTTGACACAGCTTTTGAGAGAGGAAGTCAAAAGTGCTCGTCTAGTTGCTAATCCTG GATTATTTGAAGCAAAAGAGGAGTTGACAGAAAATCAAGAGGATAAGTACCTT GAAGAATCGGTGAGGTTTGACTTCTCCAGCGGGAAAAAGTGGCACATGGCGCAGCGTAAGTCGCAGATTACGGAGCGATTTAAGCATTTTCTTTCGGGGAAAAAGTGGGAGAGTTGGATACACCATCATCACATTGCACAGAGTTTCAGTTTCCTACTCACAGCAAACACATCTTCATTCTCAATACTTCGCGAAATGGAAGAACGACTTCTCTTCGGTGTTGTCGAGGGAATCATCAAGAGTTTGGGCTCACCGGCTTCCAAAGAGATCGGTCTGCTCTGGGGTGTCGAAGATGAGGTTGAAAGACTGGCCAACACCGTTTCTACAATCAAAGATTTGCTTCTGGATGCGGAGGAGAAGCAGGCTGTAGGAGATCATGCAGTTGCACGTTGGCTCGGAAGGCTAGAAGATGCCATGTATGATGCTGATGACTTGCTGGATGCTGTTTCTACTGAAGCTCTGCGCAGGGAAATAATGACCCATGATAAGAATGTCAAACAGGTAcgcattttcttttccaaatcaaaCCAGCTTGCCTATGGTCTTAAAAAGGCCCATAAGATTAAGGCCATGAGAGAGAGGTTAGATGCCATTAACGCAGCTGCTAGAGATTTCCACTTAAAGGTGCGCCAAGTAGAGACACGAGTCAGGAATAGGGAGAGGGATAACACTCATTCTTTTGTACCTGTGGATAAAGTTATTGGTCGAAAAAATGATAAGAAGGCAATTATAGACCGTCTGGTGGACTCCAATGTTGAAGAGAATGTTTCAATCCTTCCAATTGTTGGCATCGGTGGATTAGGAAAGACTACACTTGCTCAACTCATTTTCAATGATGAGCAAATCGAAAAGCATTTTGAGCTAAAACTGTGGGTTTGTGTCTCTGATAACTTTGATGTTAAAAATATTGCTGAAAAAATCTTAGAATCTGCAATAAAGAGGAAGCCAGAAACTATTGAGATGGATACATTGATAGGTTATCTCAAAGGAAAAATCGATGGAAAGAAATACTTACTTGTGTTGGATGATGTGTGGAATGAGGATCAAGAAAAATGGTCTCGCTTGAAAGAATTGTTGGTGGGTGGTGCAAGAGGCAGTAGAATATTAGTGACTACCCGCAACGAAAGTGTTGCAAGGCTTACTGGGACAGTTCAATCATATTTCTTGAGGGGTTTGGATGAAGATGCGTCATGGTCTTTATTTAAGCAAGTGGCATTTGGGAAAGGACAAGAGCCAGAGAATTCAAGCATCATAGTACTTGGGAGGGAGATCTTAGAGAAGTGTTTAGGTGTCCCACTGGCCATAAGGACAATCGGAGGTTTACTAGGTTCCAAAAATCCTGAAACAGAGTGGttgtcttttaaaaaacaagaaCTCTCAAAAATATCTCAGAAAGAAAATGACATCTTACCAACTCTGAAGCTGAGTTATGATCATCTTCCTTCAGAGTTGAAGCATTGCTTTGTTTATTGTAGTTTATTTCCAAAGGACTACTGGATTCGTAAATCATTGCTGATTAATCTTTGGATAGCACAAGGGTGCATCAAGTTAACGGATCACAGCCAATGCTTGGAAGATGTGGGCCAtgagtattttatggatttactTTGGAGATCATTCTTTCAAGAAGCTGAAATGGATACATTTGGTAACATAATTGGATTCAAAATACATGACCTCATACATGATCTTGCTCTATCAGTAGCAGGATCATTGATCACCACATTTGATGATAAGGAGAGAAACATTGATGAGAAAACTCGCCACGTATCATTTGGTGGTTACGATATAGATATTTCTTCATTGTGTAATGCAAGTAGGATACGGACATTTCTTTGCCTCGATGATGGTTACGTTGACCCATCGAGGCGAAGGAATATTGATTGTAAtgcaattttttcaagtttcaagttcTTGCGCTTTTTGAATCTGCATCTcaaatttcttgattttgtacCGAGCTCGATCGGGAGGTTGAAGCATTTAAGATATCGTGATCTTTCTGAAAACTCCAAGATGAAGAAGTTGCCTAATTCTATAACTAGGTTGCAAAATTTGCAAACACTAAGACTCTCCAATTGTACTGAGCTTGAAGAATTACCAagagacattaaaaaattagtcaacCTCAGGCATCTTGAGATAGATGGATGTCTTTCTTTGACTTATATGCCACTTGGATTGGGGCAACTGACTAATCTTCAGACGTTATCAACATTTGTGGTCCACTGGGATCCTCTCTCTAAGTATAACAGTGGTTTAAAAGAACTAAATCGTCTAAATAACTTGAGAGGAGAGTTAGCAATTATATATCTGAGACATGGGGAAGGTGTTGCGTCAGAATATAAGGTTGCAAATCTAAAGGAGAAACAACATCTTCATACTTTGCGTTTACGGTGTGAGAATGATGAAGCGCCATTGGAAGACTTTCAACCGCACCCAAATCTGAAACAACTTGAAGTAAATTATTATCAGGGTTCAAGGCTTCCGAGTTGGCTTTTGTCACTCACAAATCTTgttaaatttgaattattattttgtgagaAATGCCAATATCTACCACCATTGAGTCAACTACCTTCTCTCAAGTATCTTTCTCTTCAACATCTTTATGCCATGGAGTACATATCAGTTAGCGATgagttctcttcttcttcatcggCACGAGTACCGTTCTTCCCATCCCTCAAGGAAATGAGTCTCTATCGCTGCCCTAATCTCAAGGGGTGGTGGAAGACGAGGGATTCTTCTGTGGAGAtcaattgtaataataataattctgtTGAAATAACGGC GAGAGTTGGTCTTGTGGAATGCAAGCTTGAAGCCACTGCAACAAacaatgatgatgaatatggAAGCACAACAAAGCCCAACGTCAACAACAATAACCTCCTCTTCATCCAGTCCTCTCTCAAAATTGAAGTGTATAAAACTAAAATCCATTGCAGATCTAGAAACTCTGCCAGAGGAGTGGTTGAAGAATCTCACTTCTCTTGA